The following proteins are encoded in a genomic region of Planctomycetaceae bacterium:
- a CDS encoding NADH-quinone oxidoreductase subunit K, giving the protein MPAILYILIVLLMLLNFRLLGSSRIAACIQTVAAQAVLFGATAVAINWPHLHWQIGLIVILSVVIKAVLLPWLLRRAVRESGASREIEPLVGFNLSLLLGVALLGLCLLVASSLPVPGDTSNGLLLPAALFTAVTGLFLIICRKKAVTQVLGYLTMENGINAFGMAFAVNETLLVAMAVLLDVLVAVLVMGIAIYHISREFDHIDTDKLSALKE; this is encoded by the coding sequence ATGCCGGCGATTCTTTACATCCTGATCGTTCTGTTGATGCTGCTGAACTTCCGTCTGCTGGGCAGCAGCCGCATCGCCGCGTGCATCCAGACGGTCGCGGCGCAGGCGGTGCTGTTCGGCGCCACGGCCGTGGCGATCAACTGGCCGCACCTGCATTGGCAGATCGGTCTGATCGTGATTCTGAGCGTTGTGATCAAGGCGGTGCTGCTGCCGTGGCTGCTGCGGCGTGCGGTGCGGGAGTCGGGCGCGTCCCGCGAGATCGAGCCGCTGGTCGGGTTCAATCTCTCGCTGCTGCTGGGCGTGGCCCTGCTGGGCCTGTGCCTGCTGGTGGCCTCATCGCTGCCTGTCCCGGGCGACACGTCCAACGGCCTGCTGCTGCCGGCGGCGCTGTTCACGGCCGTCACCGGCCTGTTCCTGATCATCTGCCGCAAGAAAGCCGTCACGCAGGTGCTGGGCTACCTGACGATGGAAAACGGGATCAACGCATTCGGAATGGCCTTCGCCGTCAACGAGACGCTGCTGGTGGCGATGGCCGTTCTGCTGGACGTGCTGGTGGCGGTGCTGGTGATGGGCATCGCGATCTACCACATCAGCCGCGAGTTTGACCACATAGACACCGACAAGCTGTCGGCCCTGAAGGAGTAG
- a CDS encoding proton-conducting transporter membrane subunit yields MIWAILLLPALSGGVCAILRRHRLRRGLLVTTAIAQAAMVASCWVWQPAPTAAGWLALDATGLLFLSITTALFLAAAFYAAGYLRSQGDEELTDYQEGFLFTNSPQAAFTACLLIFLAAMSLVAVSRNLGLLWVAVETTTLASAPLIYFHRHHRSLEATWKYLLICSVGIALAMLGNFFLAVAGAGQDAHLTMESMIAHAAALDPTWLKAAFILCLVGYGTKMGLAPMHTWLPDAHSEAPSLVSALLSGALLNCALLAILRMHAITSAAGLGEFSGSLLVLLGLVSMALAAIFIIHQVDFKRMLAYSSVENMGIIALGVGAGGAAAVGGMFHAVNHSLIKAMLFLVAGNILASYRTKSCPQVQGLLQSNPAGGVLWLAGLLAVAGFPPFGSFMSELAILQGLLADHRYFVAAAYLAALGVAFAAMARIILPMVFGAGTSETLAVRREPFWSIAPPAVLCIAALTLGVYMPPWLGALLQRAAGGH; encoded by the coding sequence GTGATCTGGGCCATCCTGTTGCTGCCGGCGCTGAGCGGAGGGGTCTGTGCGATCCTGCGCCGTCACCGCCTGCGACGCGGCCTGCTGGTGACCACGGCCATCGCGCAGGCGGCGATGGTCGCCTCGTGCTGGGTTTGGCAACCGGCCCCCACAGCCGCGGGCTGGCTCGCACTTGACGCCACCGGTTTGCTGTTCCTGAGCATCACCACCGCGCTGTTCCTGGCGGCCGCGTTTTACGCCGCCGGATATCTCCGCAGCCAGGGCGATGAAGAACTGACCGACTACCAGGAAGGCTTCCTCTTCACCAACAGCCCCCAGGCCGCCTTCACTGCCTGCCTGCTGATCTTCCTGGCGGCGATGAGCCTGGTCGCCGTCAGCCGCAACCTGGGACTGCTCTGGGTCGCCGTCGAGACCACTACCCTGGCCAGCGCCCCGCTGATCTACTTCCACCGCCACCACCGCAGCCTCGAGGCCACCTGGAAGTACCTGCTGATCTGCTCGGTCGGAATCGCCCTGGCGATGCTGGGCAACTTCTTTTTGGCCGTCGCCGGAGCGGGACAGGACGCGCACCTGACCATGGAGTCGATGATCGCCCACGCGGCCGCACTCGACCCGACGTGGCTCAAGGCCGCATTCATCCTCTGCCTGGTCGGCTACGGCACGAAGATGGGCCTGGCGCCGATGCACACGTGGCTGCCCGACGCGCACAGCGAGGCGCCCTCGCTGGTCTCGGCGCTGCTGTCGGGGGCGCTGCTCAACTGCGCCTTGCTGGCGATACTCCGCATGCACGCCATCACGTCGGCGGCGGGCCTGGGCGAGTTCAGCGGCTCGCTGCTGGTGCTGCTGGGCCTGGTGTCGATGGCTCTGGCGGCGATCTTCATCATCCACCAGGTCGACTTCAAACGAATGCTGGCGTATTCGAGCGTCGAGAACATGGGCATCATCGCCCTGGGCGTCGGCGCCGGCGGCGCCGCGGCCGTCGGAGGCATGTTCCACGCCGTCAACCACTCGCTGATCAAGGCCATGCTGTTCCTGGTGGCCGGCAACATCCTGGCGTCGTATCGCACCAAGAGCTGCCCGCAGGTGCAGGGGCTGCTCCAGAGCAACCCCGCAGGCGGCGTGCTGTGGCTGGCCGGACTGCTGGCCGTGGCGGGCTTTCCGCCGTTCGGGTCGTTCATGAGCGAATTGGCGATCCTTCAGGGTCTGCTGGCGGACCATCGATATTTCGTGGCCGCGGCGTACCTGGCGGCGCTGGGCGTGGCGTTCGCGGCCATGGCGCGCATCATCCTGCCGATGGTGTTTGGCGCGGGCACGTCAGAGACACTTGCAGTCCGGCGTGAGCCGTTCTGGTCCATTGCGCCGCCGGCAGTCTTGTGCATAGCGGCCCTGACGCTGGGGGTCTACATGCCGCCCTGGCTGGGCGCACTGCTGCAGCGCGCCGCGGGAGGCCACTGA
- a CDS encoding NADH-quinone oxidoreductase subunit H: MTLYSLIHLAMALAGAPLLLGIVNRVKAKIGGRTGQPLLQLYYDLAKLLRKGAVYSETTTWVFRAGPLVGLAAVIVALLVVPLGGLAAVASFSGDLVLLAYMLGLMRLATVLAALDTGSAFEGMGASREVQFAALAEPAMLLGLASLAALTGKLSLSAILAELSPASLPPLAAAALLLVAAAVFIVLLAENSRIPFDDPNTHLELTMVHEVMVLDHGGPDLAAIQYGAALKLWAYAAVLSSIAIPIRTAWPACDLLVGAAGVVAIAVAAGLVESGMARLRMLRVPQLLLAAVVLSLLALVLVLR, translated from the coding sequence ATGACGCTTTACTCGCTGATTCATCTGGCGATGGCGCTGGCGGGCGCTCCGCTGCTGCTGGGCATCGTCAACCGCGTCAAGGCCAAGATCGGCGGGCGGACCGGTCAGCCGCTGCTGCAGTTGTACTATGACCTGGCCAAGCTTCTGCGCAAAGGCGCCGTCTACAGCGAGACCACGACGTGGGTCTTCCGCGCCGGCCCGCTGGTGGGCCTGGCGGCGGTGATCGTCGCGCTGCTGGTGGTGCCGCTGGGCGGACTTGCGGCGGTGGCGTCCTTCAGTGGCGACCTGGTGCTCCTGGCGTACATGCTGGGGCTGATGCGACTGGCAACGGTGCTGGCCGCTCTCGACACCGGCTCGGCGTTCGAGGGCATGGGCGCCAGCCGCGAGGTGCAGTTCGCCGCCCTGGCCGAACCGGCAATGCTGCTGGGGCTGGCGTCGCTGGCGGCACTGACGGGCAAGCTCTCCCTCAGTGCGATCCTGGCCGAGCTGTCGCCGGCGTCCCTGCCGCCTCTGGCGGCCGCGGCGCTGCTGCTGGTGGCCGCAGCGGTCTTCATCGTGCTGCTGGCCGAAAACTCCCGCATTCCCTTTGACGACCCGAACACGCACCTGGAACTGACGATGGTTCACGAGGTGATGGTGCTCGATCACGGCGGTCCGGACCTGGCGGCGATCCAATACGGCGCGGCCCTGAAGCTCTGGGCGTACGCGGCGGTGCTATCGAGCATCGCCATCCCGATCCGCACCGCCTGGCCCGCCTGCGATCTGTTGGTGGGCGCCGCCGGCGTGGTCGCGATCGCCGTGGCGGCAGGGCTGGTGGAATCGGGCATGGCGCGTCTGCGGATGCTGCGCGTGCCCCAACTGCTTCTGGCGGCCGTGGTGCTCTCGCTGCTGGCGCTGGTGCTGGTGCTGAGGTGA
- a CDS encoding NADH-quinone oxidoreductase subunit C has translation MNANPLLRIRNGECFDASGVPLVSIDDLRETILTQVESGARIASFFGTDLGRDGGKTAATPPERVRLICVLAFDNRSELGVIAADAERAYPSLTPDCPQAHWFEREIFEQWGVEPIGHPWLKPIRFSPARSCSVAESVSVVPAPAPDCFHMQGEEVHEVAVGPVHAGVIEPGHFRFQCLGETVYHLEISLGYQHRGIERALVARPGPRTRHYIETLAGDTTVGHMLAYCRAMESLTSTHVPPRAQAIRGIAAELERLANHVGDLGALAGDVGFLPTQNYCGRLRGDLLNLTAAICGNRFGRGLIRPGGVAWDLDHERADAMLALLEAVEKDVRSAVELMFEAPSVLARFEGTGAVSAETAEQIGLVGPAARACGLERDVRFNHAYGIYRFATLPVATWHSGDCFARAYVRWQEIQRSFEFVRDQLRALPAGAPANEPGAAATGKMVVTLVEGWRGEICHAMATDAQGRIAAYKVVDPSFHNWFGLAMALRDQQISDFPLCNKSFNLSYCGHDL, from the coding sequence ATGAACGCCAACCCTCTGTTGAGAATCCGCAACGGCGAGTGCTTCGACGCCAGCGGCGTCCCGCTGGTGAGCATTGACGACCTGCGTGAGACCATCCTCACGCAGGTGGAATCCGGCGCGCGCATCGCCTCGTTTTTTGGGACAGATCTGGGACGTGACGGCGGGAAGACGGCGGCCACGCCACCCGAGCGCGTGCGCCTCATCTGCGTGCTGGCCTTCGACAACCGCTCCGAGTTGGGCGTGATCGCCGCCGACGCCGAGCGGGCATACCCGTCGCTGACGCCGGATTGTCCGCAAGCGCACTGGTTCGAACGCGAGATCTTCGAGCAATGGGGCGTTGAACCGATCGGCCACCCCTGGCTCAAACCGATCCGCTTTTCTCCTGCCCGCTCTTGCTCTGTCGCGGAGTCTGTCAGTGTCGTCCCCGCTCCCGCTCCGGATTGTTTCCACATGCAGGGCGAGGAGGTGCATGAGGTGGCCGTGGGCCCGGTGCATGCCGGCGTGATCGAGCCGGGGCACTTCCGGTTCCAGTGCCTGGGCGAGACGGTCTACCACCTGGAGATTTCGCTGGGTTACCAGCACCGCGGCATCGAGCGGGCGCTGGTCGCCCGCCCCGGCCCGCGCACGCGGCACTACATCGAGACCCTCGCCGGCGACACCACCGTCGGGCACATGCTGGCGTACTGCCGGGCGATGGAATCGCTCACAAGCACCCACGTGCCCCCGCGCGCCCAGGCCATCCGAGGAATCGCCGCCGAGCTTGAACGCCTGGCCAACCACGTCGGCGACCTGGGCGCCCTGGCCGGCGATGTGGGGTTCCTGCCCACGCAGAATTATTGCGGGCGCCTCCGTGGCGACCTGTTGAATCTGACGGCCGCCATCTGCGGCAACCGCTTCGGGCGCGGGCTCATCCGCCCCGGCGGGGTCGCGTGGGACCTGGACCACGAGCGGGCCGACGCCATGCTCGCCTTGCTTGAGGCTGTGGAGAAAGATGTTCGCTCAGCGGTCGAGTTGATGTTCGAGGCCCCGTCGGTCCTGGCTCGGTTCGAGGGCACCGGCGCGGTCAGCGCCGAGACGGCAGAGCAGATCGGCCTGGTGGGACCCGCCGCCCGCGCCTGCGGGCTCGAGCGCGACGTGCGGTTCAACCACGCGTACGGCATCTACCGCTTCGCGACGCTGCCGGTGGCGACCTGGCACAGCGGCGACTGTTTCGCCCGCGCGTACGTGCGGTGGCAGGAAATCCAGCGGTCGTTCGAGTTCGTGCGAGACCAGCTCCGGGCCTTGCCCGCCGGCGCGCCGGCCAACGAGCCGGGGGCGGCGGCCACGGGCAAGATGGTCGTGACGCTGGTGGAAGGCTGGCGGGGCGAGATTTGTCACGCGATGGCCACTGACGCCCAGGGTCGCATCGCCGCGTACAAGGTCGTCGACCCGTCGTTCCACAACTGGTTCGGCCTGGCGATGGCGTTGCGCGACCAGCAGATCAGCGACTTTCCCCTGTGCAACAAGAGCTTTAATCTGTCCTACTGCGGACACGATCTGTGA